The following coding sequences are from one Macaca mulatta isolate MMU2019108-1 chromosome 7, T2T-MMU8v2.0, whole genome shotgun sequence window:
- the MAN2C1 gene encoding alpha-mannosidase 2C1 isoform X12 translates to MAAAPALKHWRTTVERVEKFVSPLYFTDCNLRGRLFGASCPVAALSSFLTPDRLPYQEAVQRDFRPAQVGCSFGPTWWTCWFRVELTIPEAWVGQEVHLCWESDGEGLVWRDGEPVQGLTKEGKKTSYVLTDRLGERDPRSLTLYVEVACNGLLGAGKGSIIAAPDPEKMFQLSRAELAVFHRDVHMLLVDLELLLGIAKAQQLEWVKNRYPGLHSRLQEFARRGQFVPVGGTWVEMDGNLPSGEAMVRQFLQGQNFFLQEFGKMCSEFWLPDTFGYSAQLPQIMHGCGIRRFLTQKLSWNLVNSFPHHTFFWEGLDGSRVLVHFPPGDSYGMQGSVEEVLKTVANNRDKGRANHSAFLFGFGDGGGGPTQTMLDRLKRLSNTDGLPRVQLSSPRQLFSALESDSGQLCTWVGELFLELHNGTYTTHAQIKKGNRECERILHDVELLSSLALARSAQFLYPAAQLQHLWRLLLLNQFHDVVTGSCIQIVAEEAMCHYEDIRSHGNTLLSTAAAALCAGEPGPEGLLIVNTLPWKRTEVMALPKPGGAHSLALVTVPSMGYAPVPPPTSLQPLLPQQPVFVLQETDGSVTLDNGIIRVKLDPTGRLTSLVLVASGREAIAEGAVGNQFVLFDDVPLYWDAWDVMDYHLETRKPVLGQAGTLAVGTEGGLRGSAWFLLQISPNSRLSQEVVLDVGCPYVRFHTEVHWHEAHKFLKVEFPARVRSSQATYEIQFGHLQRPTHYNTSWDWARFEVWAHRWMDLSEHGFGLALLNDCKYGASVQGSVLSLSLLRAPKAPDATADMGRHEFTYALMPHKGSFQDAGVIQAAYSLNFPLLALPAPSPAPATSWSAFSLSSPAVVLETVKQAESSPQRRSLVLRLYEAHGSHVDCWLHLSLPVQEAILCDLLERPDPAGHLPLRDSRLKLTFSPFQVLSLLLVLQPPPH, encoded by the exons ATGGCGGCTGCGCCGGCCCTGAAGCACTGGCGCACCACAGTGGAACGGGTGGAGAAGTTCGTGTCGCCACTCTACTTTACCGACTGTAACCTCCGCGGCAG GCTTTTTGGGGCCAGCTGCCCTGTGGCTGCGCTCTCCAGCTTCCTGACGCCAGATAGGCTTCCCTACCAGGAGGCAGTCCAGCGGGACTTCCGCCCAGCACAGGTCGGCTGCAGCTTCGGACCCAC ATGGTGGACCTGCTGGTTCCGGGTGGAACTGACCATCCCAGAGGCATGGGTAGGCCAGGAAGTTCACCTTTGCTGGGAAAGTGATGGAGAAGGTCTGGTGTGGCGTGATGGGGAACCTGTCCAG GGTTTAACCAAAGAGGGTAAGAAGACCAGCTATGTCCTGACTGACAGGCTGGGGGAAAGAGACCCCCGAAG CCTCACCCTCTATGTGGAAGTAGCCTGCAATGGGCTCCTGGGGGCCGGGAAGGGAAGCATCATTGCAGCCCCTGATCCTGAGAAGATGTTCCAGCTGAGCCGGGCTGAGCTGGCTGTGTTCCACCGAGATGTCCACATGCTCCTGGTGGATCTGGAGCTGCTGCTGGGCATAGCCAAG GCGCAGCAGCTGGAGTGGGTGAAGAACCGCTACCCTGGCCTGCACTCCCGCCTCCAGGAGTTTGCGCGCCGTGGGCAGTTTGTGCCTGTGGGGGGCACCTGGGTGGAGATG GATGGGAACCTGCCCAGTGGAGAGGCCATGGTGAGGCAGTTTTTGCAGGGCCAGAACTTCTTTCTGCAGGAGTTTGGGAAGATGTGCTCCGAG TTCTGGCTGCCGGACACCTTTGGCTACTCAGCACAGCTTCCCCAGATCATGCACGGCTGTGGCATCAGGCGCTTTCTCACCCAGAAATTGAGCTGGAATTTGGTGAATTCCTTCCCA CACCATACTTTTTTCTGGGAGGGGCTGGATGGCTCCCGCGTACTGGTCCACTTCCCACCTGGCGACTCCTATGGGATGCAGGGCAGCGTGGAGGAG GTGCTGAAGACTGTGGCCAACAACCGGGACAAGGGGCGGGCCAACCACAGTGCCTTCCTCTTTGGCtttggggatgggggtggtggtCCCACCCAGACCATGCTGGACCGCCTGAAGCGCCTGAGCAATACGGATGGGCTGCCCAG GGTGCAGCTATCTTCTCCAAGGCAGCTCTTCTCGGCACTGGAGAGTGACTCGGGGCAGCTGTGCACATGGGTTGGGGAGCTCTTCTTGGAGCTGCACAATGGCACATACACCACCCATGCCCAG ATCAAGAAGGGGAACCGAGAATGTGAGCGAATCCTGCACGATGTGGAGCTGCTCAGTAGCCTGGCCCTGGCCCGCAGTGCCCAGTTCCTATACCCAGCAGCCCAGCTGCAGCACCTCTGGAG GCTCCTGCTTCTGAACCAGTTCCATGATGTGGTGACTGGAAGCTGCATCCAGATAGTTGCAGAGGAAGCCATGTGCCACTACGAAG ACATCCGTTCCCATGGCAATACACTGCTCAGCACCGCAGCCGCAGCCCTGTGTGCTGGGGAGCCAGGTCCCGAGGGCCTCCTCATCGTCAACACGCTGCCCTGGAAGCGGACCGAAGTGATGGCCCTGCCCAAGCCGGGTGGGGCCCACAGCCTAG CCCTGGTGACGGTGCCCAGCATGGGCTATGCTCCTGTTCCTCCCCccacctcactgcagcccctgctgcCCCAGCAGCCTGTGTTCGTACTGCAAGAG ACTGATGGCTCCGTGACTCTGGACAATGGCATCATCCGAGTGAAGCTGGACCCGACTGGCCGCCTGACATCCTTGGTCCTGGTGGCCTCTGGCAG GGAGGCCATTGCTGAGGGTGCCGTGGGGAACCAGTTTGTGCTGTTTGATGATGTCCCCTTGTACTGGGATGCATGGGACGTCATGGACTACCACCTGGAGACACG GAAGCCTGTGCTGGGCCAGGCAGGGACCCTGGCAGTGGGCACCGAGGGTGGCCTGCGGGGCAGCGCCTGGTTCTTGCTGCAGATTAGCCCCAACAGTCGACTTAGCCAGGAGGTCGTGCTGGATGTTGGCTGCCCCTATGTCCGCTTCCACACCGAG GTACACTGGCATGAGGCCCACAAGTTCCTGAAGGTGGAGTTCCCTGCTCGCGTGCGGAGTTCCCAGGCTACCTATGAGATCCAGTTTGGGCACCTGCAGCGACCTACCCACTACAATACTTCTTGGGACTGGGCTCGATTTGAG GTGTGGGCCCACCGCTGGATGGATCTGTCAGAACACGGCTTTGGACTGGCCCTGCTCAACGACTGCAAGTATGGCGCATCAGTGCAAGGCAGCGTCCTCAGCCTCTCGCT CTTGCGGGCGCCTAAAGCCCCGGACGCTACTGCTGACATGGGGCGCCACGAGTTCACCTATGCGCTGATGCCCCACAAGG GCTCTTTCCAGGATGCTGGCGTTATCCAAGCTGCTTACAGCCTAAACTTCCCCCTATTGGCTctgccagcccccagcccagcgCCCGCCACCTCCTGGAGTGCCTTTTCCCTGTCTTCACCCGCGGTCGTACTGGAGACTGTCAAGCAG GCGGAGAGCAGCCCCCAGCGCCGCTCGCTGGTCCTGAGGCTGTATGAAGCCCATGGCAGCCACGTGGACTGCTGGCTGCACTTGTCGCTGCCGGTTCAGGAGGCCATCCT CTGCGACCTCTTGGAGCGACCAGACCCTGCTGGCCACTTGCCCCTTCGGGACAGCCGCCTGAAGCTCACCTTTTCTCCCTTCCAAGTGCTGTCCCTGTtgctcgtgcttcagcctccacCACACTGA
- the MAN2C1 gene encoding alpha-mannosidase 2C1 isoform X5, translating into MAAAPALKHWRTTVERVEKFVSPLYFTDCNLRGRLFGASCPVAALSSFLTPDRLPYQEAVQRDFRPAQVGCSFGPTWWTCWFRVELTIPEAWVGQEVHLCWESDGEGLVWRDGEPVQGLTKEGKKTSYVLTDRLGERDPRSLTLYVEVACNGLLGAGKGSIIAAPDPEKMFQLSRAELAVFHRDVHMLLVDLELLLGIAKGLGKDNQRSFQALYTANQMVNVCDPAQPETFPVAQALASRFFGQRGGESQHTIHATGHCHIDTAWLWPFKETMRKCARSWVTALQLMERNPEFIFACSQAQQLEWVKNRYPGLHSRLQEFARRGQFVPVGGTWVEMDGNLPSGEAMVRQFLQGQNFFLQEFGKMCSEFWLPDTFGYSAQLPQIMHGCGIRRFLTQKLSWNLVNSFPHHTFFWEGLDGSRVLVHFPPGDSYGMQGSVEEVLKTVANNRDKGRANHSAFLFGFGDGGGGPTQTMLDRLKRLSNTDGLPRVQLSSPRQLFSALESDSGQLCTWVGELFLELHNGTYTTHAQIKKGNRECERILHDVELLSSLALARSAQFLYPAAQLQHLWRLLLLNQFHDVVTGSCIQIVAEEAMCHYEDIRSHGNTLLSTAAAALCAGEPGPEGLLIVNTLPWKRTEVMALPKPGGAHSLGLTPSPGDGAQHGLCSCSSPHLTAAPAAPAACVRTARAPTDSASRPPPTKTDGSVTLDNGIIRVKLDPTGRLTSLVLVASGREAIAEGAVGNQFVLFDDVPLYWDAWDVMDYHLETRKPVLGQAGTLAVGTEGGLRGSAWFLLQISPNSRLSQEVVLDVGCPYVRFHTEVHWHEAHKFLKVEFPARVRSSQATYEIQFGHLQRPTHYNTSWDWARFEVWAHRWMDLSEHGFGLALLNDCKYGASVQGSVLSLSLLRAPKAPDATADMGRHEFTYALMPHKGSFQDAGVIQAAYSLNFPLLALPAPSPAPATSWSAFSLSSPAVVLETVKQAESSPQRRSLVLRLYEAHGSHVDCWLHLSLPVQEAILCDLLERPDPAGHLPLRDSRLKLTFSPFQVLSLLLVLQPPPH; encoded by the exons ATGGCGGCTGCGCCGGCCCTGAAGCACTGGCGCACCACAGTGGAACGGGTGGAGAAGTTCGTGTCGCCACTCTACTTTACCGACTGTAACCTCCGCGGCAG GCTTTTTGGGGCCAGCTGCCCTGTGGCTGCGCTCTCCAGCTTCCTGACGCCAGATAGGCTTCCCTACCAGGAGGCAGTCCAGCGGGACTTCCGCCCAGCACAGGTCGGCTGCAGCTTCGGACCCAC ATGGTGGACCTGCTGGTTCCGGGTGGAACTGACCATCCCAGAGGCATGGGTAGGCCAGGAAGTTCACCTTTGCTGGGAAAGTGATGGAGAAGGTCTGGTGTGGCGTGATGGGGAACCTGTCCAG GGTTTAACCAAAGAGGGTAAGAAGACCAGCTATGTCCTGACTGACAGGCTGGGGGAAAGAGACCCCCGAAG CCTCACCCTCTATGTGGAAGTAGCCTGCAATGGGCTCCTGGGGGCCGGGAAGGGAAGCATCATTGCAGCCCCTGATCCTGAGAAGATGTTCCAGCTGAGCCGGGCTGAGCTGGCTGTGTTCCACCGAGATGTCCACATGCTCCTGGTGGATCTGGAGCTGCTGCTGGGCATAGCCAAG GGCCTCGGGAAGGACAACCAGCGCAGCTTTCAGGCCCTGTACACAGCCAACCAGATGGTGAACGTCTGTGACCCTGCCCAGCCCGAGACCTTCCCAGTGGCCCAGGCCCTGGCCTCCAGGTTCTTTGGCCAACGTGGAGGTGAAAGCCAACACACCATTCATGCCACAGGGCACTGCCACATTGATACAG CCTGGCTTTGGCCCTTCAAAGAGACCATGAGGAAATGTGCCCGGAGCTGGGTGACCGCCCTGCAGCTCATGGAGCGAAACCCTGAGTTCATCTTTGCCTGCTCCCAG GCGCAGCAGCTGGAGTGGGTGAAGAACCGCTACCCTGGCCTGCACTCCCGCCTCCAGGAGTTTGCGCGCCGTGGGCAGTTTGTGCCTGTGGGGGGCACCTGGGTGGAGATG GATGGGAACCTGCCCAGTGGAGAGGCCATGGTGAGGCAGTTTTTGCAGGGCCAGAACTTCTTTCTGCAGGAGTTTGGGAAGATGTGCTCCGAG TTCTGGCTGCCGGACACCTTTGGCTACTCAGCACAGCTTCCCCAGATCATGCACGGCTGTGGCATCAGGCGCTTTCTCACCCAGAAATTGAGCTGGAATTTGGTGAATTCCTTCCCA CACCATACTTTTTTCTGGGAGGGGCTGGATGGCTCCCGCGTACTGGTCCACTTCCCACCTGGCGACTCCTATGGGATGCAGGGCAGCGTGGAGGAG GTGCTGAAGACTGTGGCCAACAACCGGGACAAGGGGCGGGCCAACCACAGTGCCTTCCTCTTTGGCtttggggatgggggtggtggtCCCACCCAGACCATGCTGGACCGCCTGAAGCGCCTGAGCAATACGGATGGGCTGCCCAG GGTGCAGCTATCTTCTCCAAGGCAGCTCTTCTCGGCACTGGAGAGTGACTCGGGGCAGCTGTGCACATGGGTTGGGGAGCTCTTCTTGGAGCTGCACAATGGCACATACACCACCCATGCCCAG ATCAAGAAGGGGAACCGAGAATGTGAGCGAATCCTGCACGATGTGGAGCTGCTCAGTAGCCTGGCCCTGGCCCGCAGTGCCCAGTTCCTATACCCAGCAGCCCAGCTGCAGCACCTCTGGAG GCTCCTGCTTCTGAACCAGTTCCATGATGTGGTGACTGGAAGCTGCATCCAGATAGTTGCAGAGGAAGCCATGTGCCACTACGAAG ACATCCGTTCCCATGGCAATACACTGCTCAGCACCGCAGCCGCAGCCCTGTGTGCTGGGGAGCCAGGTCCCGAGGGCCTCCTCATCGTCAACACGCTGCCCTGGAAGCGGACCGAAGTGATGGCCCTGCCCAAGCCGGGTGGGGCCCACAGCCTAG GCCTCACCCCCAGCCCTGGTGACGGTGCCCAGCATGGGCTATGCTCCTGTTCCTCCCCccacctcactgcagcccctgctgcCCCAGCAGCCTGTGTTCGTACTGCAAGAG CCCCTACAGACTCAGCCTCAAGGCCTCCTCCCACAAAGACTGATGGCTCCGTGACTCTGGACAATGGCATCATCCGAGTGAAGCTGGACCCGACTGGCCGCCTGACATCCTTGGTCCTGGTGGCCTCTGGCAG GGAGGCCATTGCTGAGGGTGCCGTGGGGAACCAGTTTGTGCTGTTTGATGATGTCCCCTTGTACTGGGATGCATGGGACGTCATGGACTACCACCTGGAGACACG GAAGCCTGTGCTGGGCCAGGCAGGGACCCTGGCAGTGGGCACCGAGGGTGGCCTGCGGGGCAGCGCCTGGTTCTTGCTGCAGATTAGCCCCAACAGTCGACTTAGCCAGGAGGTCGTGCTGGATGTTGGCTGCCCCTATGTCCGCTTCCACACCGAG GTACACTGGCATGAGGCCCACAAGTTCCTGAAGGTGGAGTTCCCTGCTCGCGTGCGGAGTTCCCAGGCTACCTATGAGATCCAGTTTGGGCACCTGCAGCGACCTACCCACTACAATACTTCTTGGGACTGGGCTCGATTTGAG GTGTGGGCCCACCGCTGGATGGATCTGTCAGAACACGGCTTTGGACTGGCCCTGCTCAACGACTGCAAGTATGGCGCATCAGTGCAAGGCAGCGTCCTCAGCCTCTCGCT CTTGCGGGCGCCTAAAGCCCCGGACGCTACTGCTGACATGGGGCGCCACGAGTTCACCTATGCGCTGATGCCCCACAAGG GCTCTTTCCAGGATGCTGGCGTTATCCAAGCTGCTTACAGCCTAAACTTCCCCCTATTGGCTctgccagcccccagcccagcgCCCGCCACCTCCTGGAGTGCCTTTTCCCTGTCTTCACCCGCGGTCGTACTGGAGACTGTCAAGCAG GCGGAGAGCAGCCCCCAGCGCCGCTCGCTGGTCCTGAGGCTGTATGAAGCCCATGGCAGCCACGTGGACTGCTGGCTGCACTTGTCGCTGCCGGTTCAGGAGGCCATCCT CTGCGACCTCTTGGAGCGACCAGACCCTGCTGGCCACTTGCCCCTTCGGGACAGCCGCCTGAAGCTCACCTTTTCTCCCTTCCAAGTGCTGTCCCTGTtgctcgtgcttcagcctccacCACACTGA
- the MAN2C1 gene encoding alpha-mannosidase 2C1 isoform X13, with protein sequence MFQLSRAELAVFHRDVHMLLVDLELLLGIAKGLGKDNQRSFQALYTANQMVNVCDPAQPETFPVAQALASRFFGQRGGESQHTIHATGHCHIDTAWLWPFKETMRKCARSWVTALQLMERNPEFIFACSQAQQLEWVKNRYPGLHSRLQEFARRGQFVPVGGTWVEMDGNLPSGEAMVRQFLQGQNFFLQEFGKMCSEFWLPDTFGYSAQLPQIMHGCGIRRFLTQKLSWNLVNSFPHHTFFWEGLDGSRVLVHFPPGDSYGMQGSVEEVLKTVANNRDKGRANHSAFLFGFGDGGGGPTQTMLDRLKRLSNTDGLPRVQLSSPRQLFSALESDSGQLCTWVGELFLELHNGTYTTHAQIKKGNRECERILHDVELLSSLALARSAQFLYPAAQLQHLWRLLLLNQFHDVVTGSCIQIVAEEAMCHYEDIRSHGNTLLSTAAAALCAGEPGPEGLLIVNTLPWKRTEVMALPKPGGAHSLALVTVPSMGYAPVPPPTSLQPLLPQQPVFVLQETDGSVTLDNGIIRVKLDPTGRLTSLVLVASGRCQLLTALSQCLARRPQPVSSVPWPQHCPQQPTTSIPCPSREAIAEGAVGNQFVLFDDVPLYWDAWDVMDYHLETRKPVLGQAGTLAVGTEGGLRGSAWFLLQISPNSRLSQEVVLDVGCPYVRFHTEVHWHEAHKFLKVEFPARVRSSQATYEIQFGHLQRPTHYNTSWDWARFEVWAHRWMDLSEHGFGLALLNDCKYGASVQGSVLSLSLLRAPKAPDATADMGRHEFTYALMPHKGSFQDAGVIQAAYSLNFPLLALPAPSPAPATSWSAFSLSSPAVVLETVKQAESSPQRRSLVLRLYEAHGSHVDCWLHLSLPVQEAILCDLLERPDPAGHLPLRDSRLKLTFSPFQVLSLLLVLQPPPH encoded by the exons ATGTTCCAGCTGAGCCGGGCTGAGCTGGCTGTGTTCCACCGAGATGTCCACATGCTCCTGGTGGATCTGGAGCTGCTGCTGGGCATAGCCAAG GGCCTCGGGAAGGACAACCAGCGCAGCTTTCAGGCCCTGTACACAGCCAACCAGATGGTGAACGTCTGTGACCCTGCCCAGCCCGAGACCTTCCCAGTGGCCCAGGCCCTGGCCTCCAGGTTCTTTGGCCAACGTGGAGGTGAAAGCCAACACACCATTCATGCCACAGGGCACTGCCACATTGATACAG CCTGGCTTTGGCCCTTCAAAGAGACCATGAGGAAATGTGCCCGGAGCTGGGTGACCGCCCTGCAGCTCATGGAGCGAAACCCTGAGTTCATCTTTGCCTGCTCCCAG GCGCAGCAGCTGGAGTGGGTGAAGAACCGCTACCCTGGCCTGCACTCCCGCCTCCAGGAGTTTGCGCGCCGTGGGCAGTTTGTGCCTGTGGGGGGCACCTGGGTGGAGATG GATGGGAACCTGCCCAGTGGAGAGGCCATGGTGAGGCAGTTTTTGCAGGGCCAGAACTTCTTTCTGCAGGAGTTTGGGAAGATGTGCTCCGAG TTCTGGCTGCCGGACACCTTTGGCTACTCAGCACAGCTTCCCCAGATCATGCACGGCTGTGGCATCAGGCGCTTTCTCACCCAGAAATTGAGCTGGAATTTGGTGAATTCCTTCCCA CACCATACTTTTTTCTGGGAGGGGCTGGATGGCTCCCGCGTACTGGTCCACTTCCCACCTGGCGACTCCTATGGGATGCAGGGCAGCGTGGAGGAG GTGCTGAAGACTGTGGCCAACAACCGGGACAAGGGGCGGGCCAACCACAGTGCCTTCCTCTTTGGCtttggggatgggggtggtggtCCCACCCAGACCATGCTGGACCGCCTGAAGCGCCTGAGCAATACGGATGGGCTGCCCAG GGTGCAGCTATCTTCTCCAAGGCAGCTCTTCTCGGCACTGGAGAGTGACTCGGGGCAGCTGTGCACATGGGTTGGGGAGCTCTTCTTGGAGCTGCACAATGGCACATACACCACCCATGCCCAG ATCAAGAAGGGGAACCGAGAATGTGAGCGAATCCTGCACGATGTGGAGCTGCTCAGTAGCCTGGCCCTGGCCCGCAGTGCCCAGTTCCTATACCCAGCAGCCCAGCTGCAGCACCTCTGGAG GCTCCTGCTTCTGAACCAGTTCCATGATGTGGTGACTGGAAGCTGCATCCAGATAGTTGCAGAGGAAGCCATGTGCCACTACGAAG ACATCCGTTCCCATGGCAATACACTGCTCAGCACCGCAGCCGCAGCCCTGTGTGCTGGGGAGCCAGGTCCCGAGGGCCTCCTCATCGTCAACACGCTGCCCTGGAAGCGGACCGAAGTGATGGCCCTGCCCAAGCCGGGTGGGGCCCACAGCCTAG CCCTGGTGACGGTGCCCAGCATGGGCTATGCTCCTGTTCCTCCCCccacctcactgcagcccctgctgcCCCAGCAGCCTGTGTTCGTACTGCAAGAG ACTGATGGCTCCGTGACTCTGGACAATGGCATCATCCGAGTGAAGCTGGACCCGACTGGCCGCCTGACATCCTTGGTCCTGGTGGCCTCTGGCAGGTGCCAACTCCTTACTGCCCTTTCCCAGTGCCTGGCAAGGAGACCCCAGCCCGTTTCCTCTGTCCCCTGGCCGCAACACTGCCCACAGCAGCCCACCA CATCAATCCCATGTCCTTCCAGGGAGGCCATTGCTGAGGGTGCCGTGGGGAACCAGTTTGTGCTGTTTGATGATGTCCCCTTGTACTGGGATGCATGGGACGTCATGGACTACCACCTGGAGACACG GAAGCCTGTGCTGGGCCAGGCAGGGACCCTGGCAGTGGGCACCGAGGGTGGCCTGCGGGGCAGCGCCTGGTTCTTGCTGCAGATTAGCCCCAACAGTCGACTTAGCCAGGAGGTCGTGCTGGATGTTGGCTGCCCCTATGTCCGCTTCCACACCGAG GTACACTGGCATGAGGCCCACAAGTTCCTGAAGGTGGAGTTCCCTGCTCGCGTGCGGAGTTCCCAGGCTACCTATGAGATCCAGTTTGGGCACCTGCAGCGACCTACCCACTACAATACTTCTTGGGACTGGGCTCGATTTGAG GTGTGGGCCCACCGCTGGATGGATCTGTCAGAACACGGCTTTGGACTGGCCCTGCTCAACGACTGCAAGTATGGCGCATCAGTGCAAGGCAGCGTCCTCAGCCTCTCGCT CTTGCGGGCGCCTAAAGCCCCGGACGCTACTGCTGACATGGGGCGCCACGAGTTCACCTATGCGCTGATGCCCCACAAGG GCTCTTTCCAGGATGCTGGCGTTATCCAAGCTGCTTACAGCCTAAACTTCCCCCTATTGGCTctgccagcccccagcccagcgCCCGCCACCTCCTGGAGTGCCTTTTCCCTGTCTTCACCCGCGGTCGTACTGGAGACTGTCAAGCAG GCGGAGAGCAGCCCCCAGCGCCGCTCGCTGGTCCTGAGGCTGTATGAAGCCCATGGCAGCCACGTGGACTGCTGGCTGCACTTGTCGCTGCCGGTTCAGGAGGCCATCCT CTGCGACCTCTTGGAGCGACCAGACCCTGCTGGCCACTTGCCCCTTCGGGACAGCCGCCTGAAGCTCACCTTTTCTCCCTTCCAAGTGCTGTCCCTGTtgctcgtgcttcagcctccacCACACTGA